One Rhodoferax ferrireducens T118 DNA segment encodes these proteins:
- a CDS encoding HpcH/HpaI aldolase family protein, with product MLNKNVSLKKKLKDGKVTIGSWITLGHPGIAEIMALAGFDWVVVDMEHSVMSIDTAGDLIRIIDLCGTAPMVRLTSNHPDQIKRVMDAGAHGIVVPMVNSADDAMRAVAAVRYAPEGSRGVGLARAQGYGVDFKEYFEWQKHSSVVIVQIEHRDALDNLDAILTVPGVDGFIIGPYDLSCSMGIPGQFEHPDLIAALDKILAAGKRLGVPSGLHIVEPDAPRLAQSIQQGYCFIAYSVDIRLLDVGVRQGIQCFKEQIK from the coding sequence ATGTTGAACAAAAACGTATCGCTGAAGAAAAAACTCAAAGACGGAAAGGTAACCATTGGTTCCTGGATCACACTGGGGCATCCTGGCATTGCTGAAATCATGGCATTGGCTGGCTTCGACTGGGTTGTTGTTGATATGGAGCACAGCGTGATGTCTATTGATACTGCTGGCGACCTGATTCGTATCATCGACCTCTGCGGAACTGCACCTATGGTCAGATTAACCTCCAACCACCCCGACCAAATCAAGCGGGTGATGGATGCTGGCGCCCACGGCATCGTGGTGCCCATGGTTAACAGCGCTGATGATGCCATGCGTGCCGTTGCCGCCGTTCGCTATGCACCTGAGGGTTCTCGCGGTGTCGGTCTGGCACGCGCTCAAGGTTACGGCGTAGATTTCAAAGAGTATTTTGAGTGGCAAAAGCACAGTTCAGTCGTCATCGTTCAAATTGAACACCGAGATGCGCTTGACAACCTGGATGCGATTTTGACCGTGCCGGGTGTCGATGGCTTCATCATTGGTCCGTACGATCTGTCTTGCTCTATGGGTATCCCTGGGCAATTTGAACACCCTGATCTCATTGCAGCACTAGATAAAATTCTCGCTGCAGGCAAGCGTCTTGGCGTGCCTTCTGGGTTGCATATTGTTGAACCTGATGCGCCGCGACTGGCGCAATCCATTCAACAGGGTTATTGTTTTATTGCCTACAGTGTTGATATTCGTTTACTCGATGTTGGCGTTCGCCAAGGCATACAGTGTTTTAAGGAGCAAATCAAATGA
- a CDS encoding 3-deoxy-manno-octulosonate cytidylyltransferase: MKTIAIIPARMGASRFPGKPLHPILGIPMLGHCYFRTRMVPGLAETYVATCDQEIADYVTSIGGKAIMTSHSHNRATDRTAEAMLKIEVETGDRVDVVIMVQGDEPLILPETIGETLPHFNDPTVEIVNIMSRLRTREQFEDKNNVKVVVNQQKDALYFSREPIPSPWRGVEQVPMYMQVGVIAFRRDVIIRFNSMPETTLEKIESVDMNRVLETGGRIRMVLTDAVTIGVDTPQEADEVGRLMQGDALLTKYPQP; the protein is encoded by the coding sequence ATGAAGACAATCGCCATTATTCCGGCGCGGATGGGGGCATCGCGCTTTCCGGGCAAACCATTGCATCCCATACTGGGTATACCTATGTTGGGGCACTGTTACTTTCGCACCCGTATGGTGCCAGGCCTTGCAGAAACTTATGTCGCTACTTGTGACCAAGAGATTGCTGACTACGTTACGTCCATTGGCGGTAAGGCCATCATGACATCGCACAGCCACAACCGTGCCACAGATCGCACGGCAGAGGCCATGCTCAAAATAGAGGTCGAAACTGGCGACCGTGTTGATGTGGTCATCATGGTGCAGGGGGACGAACCTTTAATCTTGCCGGAAACCATTGGTGAAACCCTGCCGCATTTCAATGACCCCACTGTGGAGATTGTCAACATCATGTCTCGTTTGCGCACGCGTGAGCAGTTTGAAGATAAGAACAATGTCAAGGTGGTTGTTAACCAGCAAAAAGATGCGTTGTACTTTTCGCGTGAGCCTATCCCATCACCCTGGCGCGGCGTTGAACAGGTGCCCATGTACATGCAAGTGGGTGTGATTGCGTTTAGACGGGATGTAATCATTCGTTTTAATAGCATGCCTGAAACAACACTTGAAAAAATTGAATCTGTCGATATGAACCGCGTGCTTGAAACCGGTGGCCGAATTCGCATGGTACTAACCGACGCTGTCACCATTGGTGTTGATACGCCGCAAGAGGCAGATGAAGTGGGCCGACTAATGCAGGGCGATGCGTTGTTGACCAAATATCCGCAGCCATGA
- a CDS encoding class I SAM-dependent methyltransferase produces the protein MKESDIRPEALLNRYLEFSASDAERCFADVVRQPIPCVGCGGSQANHEFEKNGFAYSSCTACGSLFQSPRPTLAAFEAFYRDSVSSRYWAEVFFPAVAEARRERIFKPRAERLSSLCAQKNVQVDKVIDVGAGYGILLDEWRALHPNASLLAIEPSSVLANECRAKGLDVIEDIAENVTGYQSYADLVVCFEVLEHVYDPLAFVRTLVNLARPGGYVFISTLGVDGFDIQLLWEKSNSIFPPHHINFLSVAGFKLLFERAGLEEIDVTTPGVLDVNIVQNAVKKDPKILHNQRFVRTLLASDATAAAFQRFLSDNLLSSHTWVLGRKPL, from the coding sequence ATGAAAGAAAGCGATATTCGCCCAGAGGCGTTGCTCAACCGATATCTTGAGTTTAGCGCCAGTGACGCTGAACGCTGCTTTGCTGATGTGGTGCGGCAGCCCATTCCTTGCGTAGGTTGCGGCGGGAGCCAAGCAAACCACGAATTTGAAAAGAACGGCTTTGCCTATTCGTCATGCACTGCGTGCGGCAGTCTGTTTCAGTCGCCCCGTCCAACGCTAGCTGCCTTTGAAGCCTTTTACCGCGACTCTGTTTCAAGTCGCTACTGGGCTGAAGTGTTTTTTCCAGCGGTGGCAGAGGCCCGGCGCGAGCGCATCTTTAAGCCGCGTGCAGAGCGTTTGTCCAGTCTATGCGCACAAAAAAACGTGCAGGTGGATAAAGTGATCGATGTCGGTGCTGGCTACGGAATTTTGCTTGATGAGTGGCGTGCACTGCACCCTAACGCAAGTTTGTTGGCCATTGAACCGTCTTCGGTGTTGGCCAATGAATGCCGAGCCAAAGGGCTCGACGTGATCGAAGATATTGCCGAGAACGTCACGGGTTACCAGAGTTACGCTGATCTGGTCGTTTGCTTTGAAGTGCTAGAGCATGTGTATGACCCGCTGGCTTTTGTTCGCACACTGGTCAACTTGGCCCGCCCTGGTGGCTATGTATTTATCAGTACGCTCGGCGTAGATGGCTTTGATATTCAATTGCTGTGGGAAAAGTCAAATAGCATTTTTCCACCACACCACATCAATTTTTTGTCGGTCGCTGGTTTCAAACTCCTGTTTGAACGTGCGGGTCTGGAAGAAATTGATGTCACAACCCCAGGGGTTTTGGATGTCAACATTGTTCAAAATGCAGTAAAAAAGGACCCAAAAATCCTCCACAACCAGCGCTTTGTACGCACTCTGCTAGCCAGTGACGCAACAGCTGCCGCGTTTCAGCGTTTTTTGTCAGACAACTTGTTGAGCTCACACACCTGGGTTTTGGGTAGGAAGCCTCTATAA
- a CDS encoding Gfo/Idh/MocA family protein, whose translation MKKLKIGIAGYGVVGKRRKACVDRNPHLEMVAVCDRVFDQAGVFEDGVRYYPDYRSLLAQDIDILIVCLTNEVAPDVTIAGLEKGLHVFCEKPPGRNVEDIVQVIRTERAHPALKLMYGFNHRYHESVQDALRIVRSGDMGSIINMRGVYGKSKLVTFNQPDWRTKRDIAGGGVLLDQGIHMVDLMRLFAGEFTEVHSFISNRHWGYDVEDNAYALMKTDSGVVGMLNSSATQWRHRFNLDINLDKGSIILGGFLSGTKSYGSETLTVVMADPDHDNGDPKEQRTQYNKDPSWDEEVTSFVDSIVNNKPVASGSSDDALQTMKLVYKIYHADPVWRSKFQISNPDQCNP comes from the coding sequence ATGAAAAAATTAAAAATAGGTATCGCTGGATACGGCGTGGTAGGTAAAAGGCGCAAGGCATGTGTTGATCGCAACCCCCACTTGGAAATGGTCGCCGTTTGCGACCGCGTATTTGATCAGGCAGGTGTCTTTGAAGACGGGGTGCGCTACTACCCCGATTACAGAAGTTTGTTAGCGCAAGATATTGACATCCTGATCGTCTGCCTGACCAATGAAGTCGCTCCTGATGTAACGATTGCCGGGCTGGAAAAAGGTTTGCATGTTTTCTGTGAAAAGCCACCGGGCCGAAATGTGGAAGACATCGTTCAAGTGATTCGCACAGAGCGGGCGCATCCAGCCTTAAAACTGATGTACGGCTTTAACCACCGTTATCACGAATCAGTGCAAGATGCGTTGCGCATTGTTCGCTCTGGCGACATGGGCAGCATCATCAATATGCGCGGTGTCTATGGGAAATCAAAGCTCGTCACATTTAACCAACCTGACTGGCGAACCAAACGCGACATCGCGGGTGGCGGTGTACTGCTTGACCAAGGCATTCATATGGTTGACCTCATGCGACTATTCGCGGGGGAGTTCACGGAGGTACATAGCTTTATCTCAAACCGCCACTGGGGCTACGACGTTGAAGATAATGCCTATGCATTGATGAAGACGGACAGCGGTGTGGTTGGCATGCTCAATTCGTCAGCTACACAATGGCGTCACCGCTTTAACTTGGACATCAATCTTGACAAAGGCAGCATCATTTTGGGTGGGTTTTTGTCTGGTACCAAGAGCTACGGGTCTGAAACTCTGACCGTGGTCATGGCTGACCCCGATCACGACAATGGCGACCCCAAGGAGCAGCGGACCCAATACAACAAAGACCCTTCGTGGGACGAAGAGGTCACATCTTTTGTTGATTCCATTGTCAATAACAAGCCAGTGGCTAGCGGCTCATCAGACGATGCACTGCAAACCATGAAACTTGTTTACAAAATCTACCATGCTGACCCAGTATGGCGCAGCAAATTCCAAATTTCAAACCCTGACCAATGCAATCCATGA
- a CDS encoding SIS domain-containing protein has protein sequence MNNIDKFFTRDASTFAGAYLKYLSSVLGAIDVKEIEQFIQTLLDARERGATIFFIGNGGSAATASHFANDLGIGTNCYDKPFRVISLTDNQAIITAIGNDFGYLDIFSRQLQVLGKPGDVLVAISASGNSPNLLRAFDYARTADIKTVAITAFDGGKMKTVADEGIHVPTAPKEYGPAEDAHMVLDHLVGAYLMRVVKLA, from the coding sequence ATGAACAACATCGACAAATTTTTTACCCGCGACGCATCTACATTTGCAGGTGCCTATCTCAAGTACCTGTCTTCTGTGCTCGGTGCGATAGATGTCAAAGAAATTGAACAATTTATTCAAACGCTGCTAGACGCTCGCGAGCGCGGTGCAACTATATTTTTTATCGGCAATGGGGGCAGTGCAGCCACAGCCAGTCATTTTGCGAACGACTTGGGTATTGGCACCAATTGCTACGACAAACCGTTTCGCGTCATAAGCCTGACTGACAACCAGGCCATCATCACGGCCATTGGAAACGATTTTGGCTACCTGGATATTTTTAGCCGGCAACTGCAAGTGCTGGGCAAACCTGGCGACGTGCTGGTGGCCATCTCTGCGTCTGGCAACTCGCCCAATTTATTGCGCGCATTTGACTATGCCAGAACGGCAGACATCAAAACAGTAGCCATTACGGCCTTTGACGGCGGGAAAATGAAAACTGTGGCAGACGAAGGCATCCACGTACCCACAGCCCCCAAAGAATATGGCCCTGCTGAAGATGCACACATGGTGCTGGACCACCTTGTGGGAGCTTACCTGATGCGTGTGGTCAAGTTGGCTTAA
- a CDS encoding SDR family NAD(P)-dependent oxidoreductase, whose amino-acid sequence MRFINKKVFVTGASRGIGQGIAEAFRAEGAWVIGTRTGEQCAPDEVCNEWFSADFTQLEQIAACAEFVRKTSPDVLVNNAGINKNAPFVDIDPDMFRTIQQVNVVAPFMLCQAAIPSMKQKGWGRIVNISSIWGKISMAHRASYSASKFALDGMTVALAAEHSIDGIIANSIAPGFIDTDLTHHMLGDAGIKALVSKVPANRLGQVSEIARLVLWLASEENTFIAGQNVAIDGGFTRV is encoded by the coding sequence GTGCGTTTCATAAACAAAAAGGTGTTTGTAACCGGTGCTTCACGCGGCATCGGTCAGGGCATAGCAGAGGCATTTCGGGCTGAAGGGGCGTGGGTCATTGGCACACGTACTGGTGAACAATGCGCGCCAGACGAGGTATGCAATGAGTGGTTCTCAGCAGACTTTACCCAACTTGAACAAATTGCTGCTTGCGCAGAATTTGTGCGCAAAACTTCGCCCGATGTGCTCGTTAACAATGCAGGCATCAACAAAAACGCCCCATTTGTTGACATTGATCCCGACATGTTCCGGACTATTCAGCAGGTGAATGTCGTAGCGCCATTCATGCTTTGCCAGGCTGCCATACCTTCCATGAAGCAAAAGGGCTGGGGTCGCATCGTCAACATATCATCCATCTGGGGCAAGATCAGCATGGCCCATCGAGCCTCTTACTCTGCCAGTAAATTTGCACTCGATGGCATGACAGTGGCGCTGGCCGCTGAGCACTCAATAGACGGCATTATTGCCAACAGCATTGCCCCTGGCTTTATTGACACCGACCTCACTCACCATATGCTGGGCGATGCGGGTATCAAAGCATTGGTTTCCAAAGTGCCTGCCAACCGCTTGGGCCAGGTGTCAGAAATTGCACGTCTGGTTTTATGGCTTGCCAGTGAAGAAAATACCTTTATTGCCGGACAAAATGTTGCTATTGATGGGGGGTTTACACGTGTCTGA
- a CDS encoding AroB-related putative sugar phosphate phospholyase (cyclizing), whose translation MSDELIIQSHKGSYAVNFNESLLDDVTELFENTPHFLIDANVARLYKIELASVINHPKVIVIEATEENKSIERVIPVIARLVANKARRGDTLVAIGGGIIQDITCFIASTLLRGMAWRFVPTTLLAQADSCIGSKSSINLGATKNILGTFNPPEKIHLCSKFLDTLDQKDIYSGVGEILKVHAIAGKETFDLLAATYDQLFTDRAVLRRYIGSALRIKQKYIELDEFDRGIRNIFNYGHSFGHAIESATNFGVPHGIAVAMGMDMANAIASGRGLTSIETYQRMHGVLKKNYASYASANIQTDALMTALMKDKKNTATQLVLILPIGNDAEIQRVEVVADEQFGDQCEVFLKALNK comes from the coding sequence GTGTCTGATGAATTAATTATTCAATCTCATAAAGGGTCTTATGCGGTAAATTTCAATGAATCATTGCTTGATGATGTCACTGAATTATTTGAAAATACACCGCATTTTTTGATTGATGCAAACGTCGCGCGCTTGTACAAGATTGAACTCGCATCTGTTATCAATCACCCCAAAGTGATCGTGATAGAGGCTACCGAAGAAAATAAATCGATTGAGCGTGTCATACCCGTCATTGCGCGACTGGTTGCAAACAAAGCACGACGGGGTGATACCTTAGTCGCTATTGGTGGTGGCATCATTCAAGATATCACCTGCTTTATTGCCAGCACTTTATTGCGTGGAATGGCGTGGCGGTTCGTACCAACAACGCTGCTAGCCCAAGCAGACTCTTGCATAGGGTCAAAAAGTTCAATCAATCTGGGTGCGACCAAAAATATACTTGGCACGTTTAACCCACCAGAAAAGATTCATCTTTGCTCAAAGTTTCTTGATACGCTTGACCAGAAAGACATTTACTCCGGCGTAGGTGAGATCCTAAAAGTACATGCCATTGCGGGCAAAGAAACTTTTGACCTGCTTGCAGCAACCTATGATCAATTGTTTACTGACCGCGCGGTCTTGCGGCGCTACATTGGTTCTGCACTTCGCATCAAGCAAAAGTACATCGAATTAGATGAATTTGACCGAGGCATCCGCAATATTTTTAACTACGGACACAGTTTTGGCCACGCCATTGAGTCTGCAACAAACTTTGGTGTACCCCACGGCATAGCTGTGGCCATGGGTATGGATATGGCTAACGCTATAGCAAGTGGCAGAGGATTAACATCCATTGAAACCTATCAGCGGATGCATGGTGTTTTGAAGAAAAACTACGCCAGTTATGCTAGTGCCAATATTCAAACTGATGCCCTAATGACAGCACTCATGAAAGACAAAAAGAACACAGCTACTCAACTTGTGCTCATCCTCCCGATAGGCAATGACGCAGAAATTCAGCGTGTAGAAGTTGTGGCCGATGAACAATTTGGCGATCAGTGTGAAGTTTTTCTGAAGGCGCTGAACAAATGA
- a CDS encoding phosphoglycerate dehydrogenase, whose translation MNNTDKVAVCSRSFSKNPVLRAELLARYSQVTFNDSGQQYEGDALVAFLRGHDKAITALEKIDHAVLSQLPDLKVIGKYGVGLDMIDMAAMRHFGKRFGWTGGVNRRSVSELVISFAVAMLRHVPAAQKEVLAGTWRQHVGGLLSGRTVGIVGCGFVGKDLIELLQPWGCTVLAHDILDFPEFYKRHSVVPVGLDELLQKSDVVSLHLPLNDSTSNMLSAEKLQLLKSTSILINAARGGIVDESALKAMLIEKRLAAAAFDVFSVEPPEDRELVALPNFLVTPHIGGSAEEAIIAMGRAAIDGLDTNDIP comes from the coding sequence ATGAACAACACCGATAAAGTTGCAGTTTGCTCACGCTCATTCTCCAAAAATCCAGTACTCCGTGCCGAGTTGCTTGCACGCTATAGTCAGGTTACCTTTAATGATAGCGGCCAGCAATACGAAGGCGACGCATTGGTGGCTTTCCTGCGCGGGCATGACAAGGCGATCACCGCCCTGGAGAAAATCGATCATGCTGTTTTATCCCAATTGCCTGACTTAAAAGTGATTGGCAAATATGGGGTCGGCCTTGACATGATTGATATGGCGGCCATGCGTCATTTTGGCAAGCGCTTTGGTTGGACTGGTGGGGTAAATCGGCGATCAGTGTCAGAGCTGGTAATCTCATTCGCAGTAGCCATGCTGCGGCATGTGCCCGCAGCACAAAAAGAGGTGTTGGCCGGCACTTGGCGGCAGCATGTAGGCGGCTTGTTGTCGGGTCGCACGGTTGGCATTGTCGGCTGTGGCTTTGTTGGAAAAGATTTGATTGAATTGCTTCAGCCCTGGGGCTGCACTGTGCTTGCGCATGACATACTTGACTTCCCCGAGTTTTACAAACGCCATTCCGTTGTACCAGTTGGTTTGGATGAGCTGCTGCAAAAGTCTGATGTGGTGTCGCTCCATTTGCCGTTGAATGACTCTACTTCTAACATGCTTTCAGCAGAAAAACTTCAGTTACTAAAATCAACCTCAATATTGATTAACGCTGCCAGGGGTGGCATTGTTGATGAAAGTGCTTTAAAGGCTATGCTTATAGAAAAACGTCTGGCTGCGGCTGCCTTTGACGTTTTTTCAGTAGAGCCGCCAGAGGATCGTGAACTTGTCGCACTTCCTAACTTCCTAGTGACACCACATATTGGGGGGAGCGCAGAAGAGGCGATTATTGCCATGGGACGTGCTGCCATTGATGGGCTGGATACAAATGACATACCATAA
- a CDS encoding DapH/DapD/GlmU-related protein, with product MGKAIFNWFIRHTQRVVWVLASAYGFRIDRSGFAYGQHPLVFDGGDDQLKHQVPRSCYFNTRSGSITVGENTVFGEDVKVLTGKHSSIRESEQQGIPLHFVPDNGRDISIGKGCYIGSGAILIGPIAIGDFTVVGAGSVVTKSFPARVFVAGNPAKVIRQI from the coding sequence ATGGGGAAAGCAATATTTAATTGGTTTATTCGTCACACTCAACGGGTTGTGTGGGTTCTCGCGAGTGCATATGGATTTCGAATCGATAGGTCAGGTTTCGCGTACGGTCAACACCCTCTCGTCTTTGATGGCGGCGATGATCAACTGAAGCATCAAGTACCACGCTCTTGTTACTTTAATACTCGAAGCGGATCAATTACCGTAGGTGAAAATACTGTTTTTGGTGAAGATGTTAAGGTTCTTACAGGGAAACACTCCAGCATTCGGGAATCAGAGCAGCAAGGGATACCTCTTCACTTTGTTCCTGATAATGGTAGAGATATTTCAATTGGCAAGGGTTGTTATATCGGAAGTGGTGCCATATTAATTGGGCCGATTGCTATAGGTGATTTTACTGTGGTTGGAGCCGGCTCGGTTGTTACAAAAAGTTTTCCAGCTCGAGTATTTGTAGCTGGTAATCCTGCCAAAGTTATAAGACAAATTTAA
- the rfbF gene encoding glucose-1-phosphate cytidylyltransferase, producing MKVLLLAGGMGTRLSEETDIRPKPMVEIGGRPLLWHIMKLYSRYGHNDFVVLLGYKGYHIKEYFANYFLHQSDVTIDLATNKLEVHSNNSEPWRITLLDTGPDTMTGGRIWRAKDFVANDPFMLTYGDGVCDVDMDALLAFHRQHGGALTMTSVQPDGRFGTFASDERGAVSRFLEKPRGDGSWINGGFFVCEPRVLDYITLGDATIFEREPLQNLANDGELFTYKHPGFWKCMDTLRDKLDLNALWQSGDAPWKTW from the coding sequence ATGAAAGTTCTTTTACTTGCAGGTGGCATGGGTACAAGATTATCTGAAGAAACAGATATTCGACCAAAGCCCATGGTTGAAATTGGTGGTCGGCCACTGCTTTGGCATATTATGAAACTGTATTCCCGGTATGGGCACAATGACTTTGTTGTGCTTTTGGGCTACAAGGGTTATCACATAAAAGAATACTTTGCTAATTATTTTTTGCATCAAAGTGATGTAACCATCGACTTGGCGACAAATAAGTTGGAAGTTCACAGTAATAACAGCGAACCATGGCGCATCACCTTGCTAGACACCGGCCCAGATACGATGACCGGTGGACGCATCTGGCGCGCTAAGGACTTTGTTGCTAACGATCCATTCATGCTGACATATGGTGACGGTGTGTGTGATGTTGATATGGATGCCCTGTTGGCATTTCATCGACAACACGGAGGGGCGTTGACCATGACCTCGGTACAGCCTGATGGCCGTTTTGGCACCTTTGCATCAGATGAGCGCGGTGCTGTCTCACGGTTTTTGGAAAAACCACGGGGTGATGGTTCGTGGATAAATGGTGGATTTTTTGTTTGTGAGCCACGGGTGCTTGACTACATCACGCTGGGTGATGCAACAATTTTCGAGCGTGAGCCTTTGCAGAATCTGGCCAACGATGGTGAGTTGTTTACCTATAAACACCCTGGGTTTTGGAAGTGCATGGACACACTACGTGACAAGTTGGATTTGAATGCGCTGTGGCAATCTGGCGACGCGCCTTGGAAGACTTGGTAA
- the rfbG gene encoding CDP-glucose 4,6-dehydratase, producing the protein MFANVYKEKKVLITGHTGFKGSWLTAWLLKLGAQVVGYSKDIPTTPAMFSELNLAGKIRHVVGDVRDLPALHQVIMQERPDFVFHLAAQAIVSTSYADPVETMTTNVIGTMNVLEALRGVDFACVAILITSDKCYDNVEWVWGYRETDAVGGKDIYSGSKGAAELVIKSYLNSFFQDGKSQVRIGIGRAGNVIGGGDWARDRIVADIMRAWHEDRTVEIRSPNATRPWQHVLEPLSGYLTLGMHLHQSAKLHGEAFNFGPRAEQNRTVVDLLTDLSQRWGFTDPTRAYQVTGNIPFYEASLLKLNCDKALFHLKWEPNLVYPQTIGFIGDWYRAFYKEQADMLEVTLRQIGLYEEIAVKEMKVWAVQ; encoded by the coding sequence ATGTTTGCAAATGTTTATAAAGAGAAGAAGGTGCTCATCACCGGGCACACAGGCTTCAAGGGTAGCTGGTTGACAGCTTGGCTACTCAAGCTTGGTGCGCAGGTTGTCGGCTATTCAAAAGATATACCGACCACGCCCGCTATGTTTTCAGAGCTCAATTTAGCGGGCAAAATTCGGCATGTTGTGGGGGATGTCCGCGATTTGCCAGCCCTGCACCAAGTGATTATGCAAGAGCGACCAGACTTTGTGTTTCACTTGGCAGCGCAGGCGATTGTTTCTACGTCTTACGCTGACCCCGTTGAAACGATGACCACTAACGTGATTGGCACGATGAATGTGCTTGAGGCTTTGCGCGGGGTTGACTTTGCCTGTGTTGCCATTTTGATAACCAGCGACAAGTGTTATGACAATGTGGAGTGGGTTTGGGGCTATCGTGAGACGGATGCAGTAGGCGGTAAAGATATTTACAGTGGCTCTAAAGGGGCGGCAGAGCTGGTCATCAAATCTTATTTGAATTCATTCTTTCAGGATGGCAAGAGTCAAGTCCGAATCGGTATTGGCCGCGCTGGTAATGTGATTGGTGGTGGTGACTGGGCGCGCGATCGCATTGTGGCGGACATCATGCGCGCTTGGCACGAGGACAGAACGGTTGAGATCCGCAGCCCCAACGCAACCCGCCCCTGGCAGCATGTGCTGGAGCCCTTAAGTGGTTATCTCACTCTGGGCATGCACCTACATCAATCAGCCAAGCTGCATGGTGAGGCGTTTAATTTTGGCCCGCGAGCAGAACAGAATCGAACTGTCGTGGACTTGTTAACTGACCTAAGTCAACGGTGGGGCTTCACTGACCCGACAAGAGCGTATCAAGTGACTGGCAACATTCCGTTTTACGAGGCAAGTTTGCTCAAGCTTAACTGCGACAAAGCCTTGTTTCATTTGAAGTGGGAACCGAACTTGGTTTACCCACAGACAATCGGCTTTATCGGCGATTGGTACCGCGCATTTTATAAGGAACAAGCGGATATGCTGGAAGTAACGTTGCGACAAATTGGACTCTATGAAGAAATTGCGGTCAAAGAAATGAAAGTGTGGGCAGTGCAATGA
- a CDS encoding DegT/DnrJ/EryC1/StrS family aminotransferase — protein sequence MNTVRLSKSCVGQEEKDAVCRVIDAGYLGMGKDVQLFEEEIADYLGTELEVICVNTGTAALHLALLCLDIGSGDEVLVPSITYVASFQAIAATGAKPIACDVTADRVFIDLEDAAKRLTKRTKAIMPVHYASDSQSMDAVYAFAAIHGLRVVEDAAHAFGCVRHGARVGTVGDVICFSFDGIKNITSGEGGAVITGDIELARRIKDARLLGVEKDTDKRYQGQRSWSLDVKHQGYRYHMSNLMAAIGSEQLKKVNKFSEHRKACVTRYRAGLAGVKGLAFLDLNYADIVSHIFVVRITDGRRDRLMERLRSKKIECGIHYMPNHLLDYFKTPYSLPTAEMLGCELLSLPLHADLSFADQDRVIAEVLKLLAS from the coding sequence ATGAATACTGTAAGATTATCAAAATCATGCGTAGGTCAAGAAGAAAAAGATGCCGTTTGCCGTGTTATTGATGCTGGTTACCTTGGAATGGGCAAAGATGTACAGCTTTTTGAAGAGGAAATAGCTGATTATCTAGGCACTGAATTAGAGGTGATTTGCGTTAATACGGGTACCGCTGCACTTCACTTGGCTTTACTTTGCCTTGATATTGGCTCAGGTGATGAGGTCTTAGTACCCAGCATTACTTACGTAGCATCTTTTCAAGCGATAGCTGCCACTGGTGCCAAACCAATAGCGTGCGACGTAACCGCTGATAGAGTATTTATCGACCTAGAAGATGCAGCAAAGCGATTGACGAAACGTACCAAGGCAATCATGCCCGTTCACTATGCCAGCGATAGCCAGAGTATGGATGCTGTGTATGCATTTGCGGCAATCCATGGTTTGCGCGTCGTTGAAGATGCAGCTCATGCTTTTGGTTGCGTTCGTCATGGCGCAAGGGTTGGGACGGTTGGTGACGTTATTTGCTTTAGTTTCGATGGGATTAAGAATATTACGTCTGGTGAAGGCGGCGCAGTTATTACTGGTGATATAGAGCTTGCGCGACGAATTAAAGATGCACGCTTGTTAGGTGTTGAGAAAGATACCGATAAACGTTACCAAGGTCAACGTAGCTGGAGCCTAGATGTTAAGCACCAAGGCTACCGATACCACATGAGCAATTTGATGGCGGCGATAGGGAGCGAACAGCTTAAAAAGGTTAACAAATTTAGCGAACACCGGAAAGCCTGTGTTACTCGTTATCGAGCGGGCTTGGCTGGTGTGAAAGGGCTTGCATTTCTTGATTTAAATTATGCGGATATTGTTTCCCACATCTTTGTGGTTCGCATCACGGATGGGCGGCGAGATCGGCTTATGGAGAGGTTGCGTTCTAAAAAAATTGAGTGTGGAATTCACTACATGCCCAATCATTTACTTGATTATTTTAAGACACCTTACTCATTACCAACAGCTGAGATGTTGGGATGCGAACTGCTAAGCCTGCCACTTCATGCGGACCTATCGTTTGCCGATCAAGATAGGGTAATAGCAGAAGTGCTAAAGTTATTAGCATCTTGA